From the genome of Pseudomonas mohnii:
CTGCAGGGCATCAGCGGGTCAGCCACGCAATTGGCCACGGCGGCCGATGAATTGAGCGCCGTGACCCTCGATAGCACTCAGGGCCTGCAACAACAGAACAACGAGATTGAGCAAGCGGCCACGGCGGTCAATGAAATGACCATTGCCGTGGAAGAGGTCGCGCGCAACGCAGTCTCCACGTCCGATGCCACTCGCCAGTCCAGTGAGTCAGCGCATCAAGGGCGGGAGAGGGTCAGCGAAACCGCCCGTTCGATCAGTGCACTGGCCGACGACGTGCAGAGCACCGGTGAGCTGGTGCAATCGCTGGCCAACCAATCCCAGGATATCGGCAAGGTGCTGGATGTGATTCGCGCCATTGCCGAACAAACCAACTTGCTGGCGCTCAATGCTGCGATTGAAGCCGCGCGCGCGGGTGAGAGTGGTCGCGGGTTTGCGGTGGTGGCCGATGAAGTGCGCGCGCTGGCCTATCGCACGCAGCAATCGACCCAGGAAATCGAACAAATGGTGCAGGGTATGCGCAACGGTTCGAGCCTGGCCCTGGAGGCCATGAACGCCAGCACCTCCCGTGCCGCCAGCACGTTGTTGCTGGCCGAGAAGGCAGGTGAGGCGCTGCAAACCATCACGGCGTCGGTGCATCAGATTCACGAGCGAAACCTGGTGATCGCCAGTGCAGCCGAGGAACAGGCCCAAGTGGCGCGCGAGGTCGATCGCAACCTGGTGAATATCCGTGACCTGTCTGTGCGTTCGGCCGCCGGGGCCGATCAGACCAGTGCATCGAGCCATGAGCTGTCGCAGTTGGCGAATGCCCTGCAGGGGATGGTGCGGCGCTTCCGGGTGTAATGTTCTCGGATAAAACTGTGGGAGCGAGCCTGCTCGCTCCCACAGTGGTCGGGCGGTATCAGTGCAACTTGAGCCGTGGCTCGGTGCCGCGCCCGATCTTACTGCCCAGCATCAGCATTGCCGTGCGGAACGGCCCGTACAGCGCCATCTGGTGCATGCGGTACAGCGACACGTAAAACATCCGCGCCAGCCAACCTTCGAGCATCACGCTGCCAGTGAGGTTGCCCATCAAGTTACCCACAGCAGAAAAACGCGACAGCGAGATCAGCGAGCCGTAGTCGGTGTACTTGTATTCAGGCAATGCCTTGCCTTCAATCCGCAGTTTCAGCGACTTGGCCAGCAATGACGCCTGTTGATGCGCGGCTTGCGCGCGTGGCGGCACGTTGCGGTCGGTACCCGGTTGCGGGCAGGCCGCGCAGTCACCGAAGGCGAAGATATTTTCGTCACGGGTGGTTTGCAGGGTCGGCAGCACTTGCAGCTGATTGATGCGGTTGGTTTCCAGGCCATCGATGTCCTTGAGGAAACCCGGTGCGCGAATCCCTGCGGCCCAGACTTTAAGGCTGGCCTTGATCACGTTGCCATCGGTGGTGATCAGGCTGTCTGCCGTCACTTCGCTGACCGCTGCGTTGGTCATGACATTGACCCCGAGTTTCTCCAGGGTTTTATGCACAGGCCCGCCGATTCGCTCCGGCAGCGCAGGCAGAACCCGTGGCCCCGCTTCGATCAGGGTGATGTGCATGTTTTCCGGTTTGATCCGGTCCAGGCCATAGGCTGCCAGTTCGTGGGCGGCATTGTGCAGTTCGGCGGCCAGTTCGACTCCGGTGGCACCGGCGCCGACGATGGCAACGCTGATCTGTTCAACCTTGTCGGTCTGCCCGGCATGGGCACGCAGGTAGTGGTTGAGCAATTGCTGGTGGAAGCGCTCGGCCTGTTTGCGGGTATCGAGGAACAGGCAATGCTGGGCTGCACCCTGGGTGCCGAAATCGTTGGTGGTGCTGCCGACGGAAATCACCAGCGAGTCGTAAGCCACTTCCCGCGCCGGAACCAGCTCAAGGCCGGCCTCGTCATAAGTGGCGGCCAACTGGATTTTCTTTTGTGCGCGATCGAGCCCGCTCATGCGTCCCAGCTGGAACTCGAAGTGGTTCCATTTGGCCTGGGCAACATAGTTGAGTTCATCTTCGGAGGAGTTCAGGGAACCGGCCGCCACCTCGTGCAACAGCGGTTTCCAGATGTGGGTCAGGTTCGCGTCGACCAGCATTACACTGGCGATGCCGCGTTTACCCAGAGTCTTACCCAGACGGGTAGCCAACTCCAGACCGCCGGCGCCGCCGCCAGCGATGACAATACGATGAGTCATGGGGATATCTCACAAGGCTAAAAGAAATCGGTGCAGTCGCGAAGCGGCTCATAGCGTCAGGTAACTGATAAGTCGGCTCAAAAGGCCAAGACCAATGGTCACTGCCAACACCAGCACAAGGAGCATCCACGGCCGGAAGGGCCGGCGCTCGACTCGGTGCTGGGACAGATGCAGGTACTCTTCGACATGCTTCTGGTCGTCGGGGTTCAGGCGGCTGGTCATATCGGGCCTCGTCAGGGGTAGACGTTGCTGATTGCGGAGAGGTTACAAGTCGATTTAACGAACGTTGAACGGAGCATAGCCGCTGTCCGGAATGGGCTCGACGCTCACCGTATCGTCCAGGCGAATGATTCCACTTTGTAACACTCGGGCGGTGATTCCGCCATGTCCGCGAACGGCTTGAAAGGTCCCGGGGCCGAGGTTGTTTTGCAGGCGTGCGCAAGGCTGGCACCAGCCAGTGGTTTCGAAAATCGCCTGGCCAATTCTGAAGCGACGCCCCTTGAGGCTGAACAGGTTGATACCGCTGATAACGAGATTGCGCCGTAACTCATCAGGCAGCACCGGTTTATCGTGCGGGCGGCCCATCAGCGAACTGATCACCGCCAGATGCTCCCATTGGATCAACGTCACTTGCCGCGCATTGCGTACGCCTGGCCGGGCTCGATCACCGGTCAAGCCAGCCTCCAGTCGCGCTTCCACGGCTTCCAGTTCGATCATCGGCACATGAGGTTGCGGGCGCACGCCAATCCAGCGTACGCGACCGATTTGCGGGACATCAGCTATCAGTTCCTGCAATGGGCTCACAGACTGATACCGACGTCGAAAACGATGCTGCGCCCCAGGTTGCTGCGCAGGAAGTCCGGTGCATCCGGATGCGCGAAGAGCACGCGGGCGAAAGTCGGGCCGACCAATGACAACGAGCGCCAGCCTTGGCGCAGGTATTCGGTAGGCGGCGGGAAATGGCTGTTGAGGTCCAGCACTTCGCGCTTGAGGCTGGCGAAGGCGATGATGTCCAGGTCGCCGAGATCCATGCCGCGTTCTTTGTAGTTATGCGCTTTTTTGCGCAAGGTCGGCGCCAGTCGCAGCAAGAATTCGTTGGCCGGGATGCGCCGCGGCTTGGCCTCGCGCCGGACCAGTTGGCTCAGGGAGAATGCGCTGCGGCGGCGTTGCAGCTCATCGCGCCATTCGTCGTTGAGGCGCCGGCCTTCGTCGAGGACGAAGAACACCTCGAAGCTGGCATCGCGAAACAACACGTCCGGCGGTTCGCCGGCCGGGGCGAATTCGTCGGCACGATAAGGAATGTTCAAGCCTTGCAGCAGGCGCTGGCAGACCCAACGCTCACGCTCCCATTTGCGGGCATTGGACAGGAACGCGTTGGCTTGCTCGGCCGCGATGGTCAGCAAGCGTAAGTAATCTGAGTCATCCATAGGCCCAAGCTTAGCGTTCAATTGCGACAAGCAGAAAGCGTTAAGCGGTAAACAGCGTTACTGGGCACCGGGAAGCGCCGGTGTAAACTGCTTGCCACTACCCATGCGATTGAGCGAGGAATTGAACGTGAAGTATTGGTCAGTGTTACTGCTCGGGCTTTTGCCACTGTGGGCCCATGCGCTGGAAGTGGGTGAGCGACTGGCGCCATGGACGCTGCTCGATCAGTTCGATCAGGCCTTTACCCTCGACAATCGCACTCAGACGCTGCTGGTGGCGCGCAGCATGGAAGGCGCCAAGTTGGTCAATGCTGCGTTGCAGGGCCAGCCCAAAGGCTATCTGGAGGCCCGTCATGCAGTATTTCTCGCGGATATCCAGCGCATGCCACGGCTGATCGCAAAAATGTTCGCCGTGCCGGCCATGCGCGATTATTCCTACCGGGTCATGCTGGATCGCGAGGGCCGCGTTGCACCGAAGTATCCCGGTGCTGTGGATAGCGTGCTGTGGTTACAGCTCAAGGACGGCCAGTTGGTGGCGCAGCACGAGTACGCCACGGCTGCGCAGTTGCGTGAGGCGCTGGAGACGTCTCGCCCATGATCGGTGCCGAGCTGCTGTCATCTCAGAGTCTGACAGTCGGCTGGCTGATTTATGTGCCGGTATTGCTCTGGGCGATCTGGCGTGCGCCGTGGGTTGAGCTGTTCACCGATAGCCGTCGCCAGCATTTACTGTTCGGCACGGTGTTCGCGCTGTTCATGTTGTGGTTGGTGCGGCGGGATTTCGATACCGGCGTGTCCTATCACTTCATTGGCATGACAGCGGTAACGCTGTTGCTGGATTGGCCGCTGGCGATCATCGGCGGACTGGTGGCGCAGTTGGGGCTGGTGTCGCTCGGGCGACAGGATTTGATGGCGGTCGGGGTCAACGGCGCGTTGTTGATTCTGTTGCCGGTGCTGGTGACCGAATGCTGCGCGATCCTGGTGGAGCGCGCGCAGCCACGAAATCCCTTTGTGTATATCTTCGTTTCCGGATTTTTTGCCGCGGCACTGTCGGCGTTGCTGTGTCTGCTGCTGGCGCTTTGGCTGTTGTGGTTCGACGAGCGTTTTGAGATGCCGTACTGGCTGGAGGATTTTGTCGGTTACCTGTGGTTGCTGATTTTTCCCGAGGCCTTTATCAACGGCATGGTGGTCAGTGCTCTGGTGGTGTTCTGCCCGGAATGGCTGGAGACCTTCAACCGCACGCGCTACCTTTCGGCGCCCTGGAAGGACGACGATCCGAAGCCTTGATTCACATCAAACCCTGAAAGCGCTGGTGATCCCATGCTCGGCAAAACCTTCAGGAGTTTCGTCATGAGTGTTTATGAGTGGGCAAGGCAGGAATTGCGCCAGAGTCTGGATTCGGCGCAAGCGGAAGGATTTGATCCTGGGTTGAGCCTGCGCGCCTTGCTCAGTGCCGTGGTGCAGCAGAGCAAGGCCGTACGCAGTGCGGAGGATCTGGCCGACGAGTTGCATTTCCTGGCGGAAAACCTCGACGACGGTCAGGACTACGGCTTCATGCGGCCCTGACGACGGGCATCAGTGACGCGGATCGAAGTCGCCGCTGAACAACTCGTCCTCGGCATCGGGAGCCACGGGAATCTTGTGTTCTTCCGACGCCCAGGCCCCCAGGTCGATCAGTTTGCAACGGTCCGAACAGAACGGGCGGAATTTGCTTTCGGGACTCCATTCGACAGGGGCTCCGCAAGTCGGGCATTCGACGGTTGGGGTTTGGCTCATGACTGGCCTCCACGCAAAGTAAGGTAAAAGTGATGCAGGCGTTCAACCTCGCTGTGCAGCCAGGCGAGGTCGCGGTCGTTGACCACCACGTCGTTGGCATGTCTCAGGCGATCCTGGCGGCTGGATTGGGCCTTGAGGATCGCCTGGACCTGCTGTTCGCTAGTCTGGTCACGCAGCAGCGTGCGTTCGATCTGTAGCTGTTCGGGGGCATCGATCACCAGCACCCGTTGGGTCATGGCGTACTGCCCGGACTCGATCAGCAGCGGCGAAACCAGAATCGCATAAGGCGATTTTGCCAGCGCCAGATGTCGAGCGATTTCCTCGGCGATCAGCGGATGCAGCAACGCTTCGAGCCAGCGACGTTCTTCCGGCACCTCGAAGATCCGTTTGCGCAGCGCGGCGCGGTCCAGTTGCCCGTCGGCGAGTAACACATCCGGTCCGAAGTGTTCGACGATCTTCGCCAGCGCCGGCCGCCCCGGTTCGACCACCCAACGGGCGGCATGATCGGCGTCGACCACATGTACGCCGAGGTCGATGAAATGTTGGGCCGCCGCGCTTTTTCCGCTGCCGATGCCGCCGGTGAGGCCGAGAATCCAGGGTTTTTCCACAGGGGTATTCATTTCAAACCGACAAACTGCCAATAGAAGTCGGTTATTTGAACACCCCAGAGCAAGGCAATCCAGCCAGCAATGGCCAGATAGGGCCCGAAGGGGATGGGGGTCGAGGTTTTTGCCTTGCGCAGGCGCAGGATAATCAAGCCAATCACGGCACCCGCCAGGGAGGAGAGGAGGATGGTCAGCGGTAATATTTGCCAGCCACCCCAGGCGCCAAACATCGCCAGCAATTTGAAATCGCCATGGCCCATGCCTTCCTTGCCGGTGATCAGTTTGAACAACCAAAACACCGACCACAGCGCCATATAGCCGGTGATCGCGCCCCACAATGCATCCTGCAACGGCACGAACAGGCCGAGGCTGTTGACGATCAGCCCCAGCCACATCAGCGGCAGCACCAGCACGTCCGGCAATAATTGATGTTCAACGTCGATCAGGCTCATGGCCAGCAGGCCCCACGTCAGTAGCAGGGTCATGCCGGCTGGCCAGCCGAAACCGAAGTGCCAGGCAATGAACGCCGACAACAGGCCGCAGGCGAGTTCGGTCAATGGGTATCGTTTGCTGATCGGTGTCGTGCAAGACGAGCAGCGTCCGCGCAGCAGCAGGAAGCTGAGCAGCGGAATATTTTCCCAGGCCCGAATCCGGTGACCGCAGTTCGGGCACTGGGAATGGGGCAGCAGCAGGTTGTAGGTCGGCAGCGGTGTTTCGCCGGGCAGCCCGAGAATGTCATGGGCCTGCAGGCGCCACTCGCGCTCGAGCATTTTCGGCAGGCGCCAGATCAGCACGTTAAGAAAGCTGCCGACCAGCAGGCCGATCACCCCGGTGATGACGACAAAGGCTAGCGGGTAGTGGGTGAGAATTTCGTTCAAGGGCATATCAGATCGCTGAGCCTAGTTGGAAGATGGGCAGGTACATCGCGACGACCAGGCCACCGACGATAACACCCAGCACCACCATGATGAACGGTTCCATCAGGCTGGTCAGATTATCGACCATGTTATCGACTTCGTCTTCGTAGAAACCCGCGACCTTGTCGAGCATGCCGTCCAGCGCGCCGGACTCCTCGCCAATGGCGGTCATCTGGATGGCCATGTTCGGAAAGATGCCCGAAGTGCGCATGGCGAAATTCAGCTGCATACCCGTCGAAACATCCTGCTTGATCCGCTGCACTGCGCGCTTGAACACAATGTTGCCGGTCGCGCCCGCCACTGACTCAAGAGCTTCCACCAGCGGCACACCGGCGGCGAACGTGGTCGCCAGCGTACGGGCGAAACGGGCCACGGCGGATTTGTACATCAAGGTGCCCACCAGCGGCAGTTTCAACAACCCGGTGTCCATTCGGTCGCGAAAAGCCTGGGACGTCCTGAAGGCATGGCGCATGGCGAACGACCCTGCGATCAGCACCCCGAGCATCATCCACCACGTGTCCTGCATGAACCGCGACAAGCCAATGACCATCACAGTGAAAGCGGGTAACTCGGCTCCGAATCCCTGGAATACCGACTGGAATTGCGGCACCACTTTGACCAGAAGAATCCCGGTGACGATGATCGCGACGAACACCACCACCAGCGGGTAGGTCATGGCTTTCTTGATCTTGGCCTTGAGGCTTTCGCTCTTTTCCTTATAAGTCGCCACCCGTTCCAGCAGCGTATCCAGCGCCCCGGCCTGTTCGCCGGCGTCCACCAGATTGCAGTACAGCTCATCGAAATACCGGGGCTTTTTGCGCAGGGCCGCGGCAAAGCTGTTGCCCGCCGCGACGTCCTGTTTCACCTCGTCCACCAACGTGCGCATGGCCGGGTTATCGAAGCCTTCGCCGATGATGTCGAACGACTGCAGTAGCGGCACCCCGGCTTTCATCATGGTTGCCATTTGCCGGGTGAACAGGGCAATGTCCCGGGCCTTGATGTGGTTGCCCAGGTTGAGCAGCGAGGGGGTTTTCTTGCGAACCTTGCCGGGGGTGATGCCTTGCTTGCGTAATTGCGCCTTGATCAGTGCCGGGTTATGTCCGCTCAGCTCGCCGGTTATTCGGGTGCCTTGGCGATCAGTGCCTTCCCAGGCATATACGCTGATTTTTGCTGCTTTGACCGCCATGTTCTGTCCTTGGTGACCTGGTTGAATTCTTCAAGGCTGGGGATGCAGTGTTGGCACCCCCGGGCTCATAGATCGTGGATATGCCGATGTGTTCCTCGCAGATACCTCTCATTGGCTGGGCCCCGCGGGGAGTCTGCGCCGCTCAGGGCCCATTGTTTGGCCTGGCTGTTGGAGGCGATGCCATGCCTCGGAGTGCCGGACACACGACTCATAGCCTAGTCAAACGGCGGGACCAAGCCGCCAAGGAGGAGGTGACAAAAACTGTCAGATAGTGCGGATTCTGGGGGTAGGAAAGGGTGTTGTGGCGGTCGCGCACCCCGCCAACAGGGCGCGCGGGGCCTGGCATGGGCTGTGCTGCGACAGCTTTAGATCATGAGATTTCGACTCATGCACGGAGGCTGTCAATGCACAAACAAAGAGGCTTTACCCTGATCGAGCTACTGATAGTGGTCGCAATCATCGGGATTCTGGCGACGTTCGCCATTCCTGCGTACTCCAAATACCAGGCGCGGGCCAAAGTGACGGCGGGGCTGGCTGAGATTTCGGCCTTGAAGGTGCCGTTCGAAGACGTCATCAATCAAGGCGACGATCCGGATCTGGCTAAGGTAACCGGGACACCGGTCACCTCTAACTGCACAATGACAGCGACCGGTAACGCTGCGGAGGGTGCTGGCACTATTGTCTGCACCCTTGTGAATGCACCGGGCCCCGTGCTGAATAAGACCATCACCTTGTCGCGAACGCTGACGGGGTGGACGTGCGCCACCACAGTCGATCAGGACTACGCGCCCAAAGGTTGCACGGGCGTTGCCCCGAAAGTCTGATCCATGAGCTGATTGCCAATACCCCGCCGTTCGCGGGGTATTTTTGTGTCCGGCTTCACAGCAAATGAGGCTTGAAGAAAAACCGCGTTAATTCATGGCCTTAGGCCTGCGGCAAAACCCGCAACTTGCATGTAGAGATTTTCAAAGTCATGCATTTTGCATGATTCCGGAATATGGCAAATTTTATAAGTGATTGATTTATATCAGTTTATTGTCTGTTTCAAAGTTGGCATAGCGTTCGCACTCTCTCTGGTAACCCTGCTGAAAAGAAATCCAGCAGACTTTCCAGAAAAACAGGAGTTACTCGTATGAAGAAGTTCGCTATCGCTGCCGCCACTGTTACCGCGCTGACCCTGACCATGGCCAATGCTGCATTTGCACAGACTCAAGCCACCCAGGCACCCATGATGCTGGCGGCCGGTGAGATGACCAAAGCCGAGGAAGCTACTTCCGATACCTGGATTACGACCAAAGTCAAAAGTGACCTGCTCACCGAAAAAGGCATCCCTGGCACCGACATCAAAGTTGAAACCAATAAGGGTGTCGTGTCTCTGTCATCCACCGTTGCGGTGACTGACGCTCAGAAAGCCACTGCCGTGGCGATCACCAAAAAAATCAAAGGCGTCAAAGCGGTCTCCGCTGACGGCCTGAAAGCCGAATAAGGCACGACTTCTCGCCTGGACTGGGAGAAGGCGCGGCAGGCGGGCCGAGCTATACGCCTGTCGCCTCTGAGGAGTTCATGCGAACGGCCATACGGATGTGGCCATTACAGGCCCCGGCACTCGTGTCGGGGCCTGTTCTATTGTGGCGTCGCAAACGAACGGGAGATCGGTTCTAGCGTTGTCTTTGCTTCACTCGGCGTCCAGATGCAGTGGTGTAACGACCTTGCCGTCCTTTTCCGCTTCGCCCAGTTGGGCATCGATAAAGTACACGCGGTCATCGGCGAGTTGACCCTTGTCGACCAGATAATCCTTGATGCTGCTGGCGCGATCCTGCCCCAGCTGACGCAATAGCACGTCGCTGGTACTCCAGAACTTGATCACGTCGGCGCGCATCTTCGCCGTGCGTTCCTCCTTGCCCAGATCCTTCCATTCGGCGGGTGGCTGGGTCTTCAGGCGGGTGCGGTAGATCCCTTCCAGCAGCGGGCCCTTCTCGTTGTCCGGCACCACCAGCATCGAAGCCTGGGCGGGCACTTTGTCGCCGCGGCGCTGGAGCATTTTGTAGTAGTTGTACTGGTATTCCCGTTCCAGGCGTTGTTCGGCGATCAATGGGCCGTCGCTGCTTTGCGCCGCCGTGCCTTCGATCTCCAGACGCAGGGCCGGACGCTCCTTGAGCGCGTTGGATAATTTGACCAACGCCGCTTCAGCGTCCTTGCCCAGGTCGCTTGAGCCAGGTGCAAAAGACACACTACCCAGGTCTTCCGAGCCACCGCCGCTGACCAGCCCGCCAATCAGTTTGAAGGGAGCCGCCGCCGCTTTCACGATCAGGTTGCGCAAGGTCTGCCAGACGATCGGCATGACGCTGAACTGCGGATTATTGAGGTCGCCGGTGACCGGCAGTTCGATAGAAATCTTGCCGTCGACGTCCTTGAGCAAGGCAATCGCCAGTTTCAGCGGCAGGCTCACGGCGTCGGGGCTGTCGACTTTTTCGCCCAGTTGCAGTTGTTCGACCACCACTTTGTTCTCGGCTTTTAGCTGGCCTTTGGTGATCAGGTAATGCAGGTCAAGATTGAGTCGGCCCTTGCGGATACGGTAACCGGCGAACTTGCCGGAGTAGGGCGTCAGCGTGGTCAGTTCCACGCGTTTGAAACTGGTGGCGATGTCGAGGCTGGCCATCGGGTCGAACGGATTGACCGCTCCCTTGATGGTCACCGGTGCATAGCGGTCGACCTTGCCCTTGACGTCGACACTGGCGGGTTTGGCCTGGCGGCTGTCGATGGTGCCGATTTGCCCGTTGAGTTGTTGAACGGCGGTTGCAAAGTTTGGTGTCAGGCTGAAGTCGGCGAAATTGGCCGAACCGTCATTGATGGCAATCCCGCCGATATGAATACCCAGTGGCTTGTCCTTGCTGGCGGCGGGTTTGGCGGCAGCAGTCCTGGCGCCGGAATCGGCCGGTTGCGGGATCAGCAGATCATCGATGTTGGTGGTGCGGTCATCGTTGATCATGAATCGCACATAGGGCTGCATCAGGTTGATTCTGTCGATCGAGAGGCTATCACCGTGTTGATAGTTCAGGCCTTCGACCATGACCTGCTGCCATTTGAGAAAGTCGCGGGTTTTCAGGGTGTCGAGCGTATGCAGCTGATCAACCTGGGCGCGCCCGGTTACGCTGAAGGCCAAGGGTTCGGTGCTTTTCAGGTTGACCGCCAGATCGCTGCCGAGCATGCCGCTGCGCAGTTCCAGGCGTATGAATGGCGTGATGTAGGACTGGGCGACCCGCAGGTCGATGTCCTTGGTCTGGACATTGAGTCTGGCGCTGATCGGGGCCAGATTGACCTCCCCGTCTGCCAAAAGCTTGCCTTGTTTGCCTACGCCAGTATCGAGTTTGAGCGTAAAAGGCGAGCCATTGAGACTGTCGAACTTCTGAAGGTCGAGATTCAATGGTCCCAATTCCAGCGCGACGGCGGGTTGTGCCTTGCGGTCGGCCAGATGCACCTGATAGTCACGCAGTTGCACGTCGTTGAGCAGGACCTGCCACGGTTTGCTCGCTGGAGCAGGGGCGGGCTTGGGTGAATCGGCTGATGCCGGCGTGCTGGCCGGTTCGGCCTTGGCCTTGGCGGCGGGTTTGGATGGCTGGCTGGCGAACAGCTTCTGCCAATCGAGTTGGCCATCAGCCTCCAGTGCCGCCCAGGTTTCCAGTTTACGGCTGCGGATCTTGCCGACCACCACCTGCTGTTTGGCCAGGTCCACGGTGGTATCGCTGATGTCCAGTCGCTCAAGCTTCACCAGTGGCCGTCCATCCGGCGCCTTGATGGAGAAGGGCGCAACGCTGACCGCGACATTGCTCAGCAGCAACTCGGTCTGCTTGGACAGGTTGAGTTTGTAGTCGGTGCTGATATTGACCACACCGCTTTCCAGGTCCAGGGGCACTGCGTCGCGCACGTAGGGCCAGAAGGATTTCATCTTGCCGTCAGTGATTTTCAGCTTACCTTCGGAGGCAATCGGGATCAGGCTGAAGTTACCCGTCCAGTCGACCTGCCCGCCGCCCGGGCCGATGGCGACCAATGTCATGTCGGCACTGTCTTC
Proteins encoded in this window:
- a CDS encoding prepilin peptidase; amino-acid sequence: MPLNEILTHYPLAFVVITGVIGLLVGSFLNVLIWRLPKMLEREWRLQAHDILGLPGETPLPTYNLLLPHSQCPNCGHRIRAWENIPLLSFLLLRGRCSSCTTPISKRYPLTELACGLLSAFIAWHFGFGWPAGMTLLLTWGLLAMSLIDVEHQLLPDVLVLPLMWLGLIVNSLGLFVPLQDALWGAITGYMALWSVFWLFKLITGKEGMGHGDFKLLAMFGAWGGWQILPLTILLSSLAGAVIGLIILRLRKAKTSTPIPFGPYLAIAGWIALLWGVQITDFYWQFVGLK
- a CDS encoding pilin, whose amino-acid sequence is MHKQRGFTLIELLIVVAIIGILATFAIPAYSKYQARAKVTAGLAEISALKVPFEDVINQGDDPDLAKVTGTPVTSNCTMTATGNAAEGAGTIVCTLVNAPGPVLNKTITLSRTLTGWTCATTVDQDYAPKGCTGVAPKV
- a CDS encoding energy-coupling factor ABC transporter permease → MIGAELLSSQSLTVGWLIYVPVLLWAIWRAPWVELFTDSRRQHLLFGTVFALFMLWLVRRDFDTGVSYHFIGMTAVTLLLDWPLAIIGGLVAQLGLVSLGRQDLMAVGVNGALLILLPVLVTECCAILVERAQPRNPFVYIFVSGFFAAALSALLCLLLALWLLWFDERFEMPYWLEDFVGYLWLLIFPEAFINGMVVSALVVFCPEWLETFNRTRYLSAPWKDDDPKP
- a CDS encoding DUF1780 domain-containing protein, whose protein sequence is MDDSDYLRLLTIAAEQANAFLSNARKWERERWVCQRLLQGLNIPYRADEFAPAGEPPDVLFRDASFEVFFVLDEGRRLNDEWRDELQRRRSAFSLSQLVRREAKPRRIPANEFLLRLAPTLRKKAHNYKERGMDLGDLDIIAFASLKREVLDLNSHFPPPTEYLRQGWRSLSLVGPTFARVLFAHPDAPDFLRSNLGRSIVFDVGISL
- a CDS encoding type II secretion system F family protein, which produces MAVKAAKISVYAWEGTDRQGTRITGELSGHNPALIKAQLRKQGITPGKVRKKTPSLLNLGNHIKARDIALFTRQMATMMKAGVPLLQSFDIIGEGFDNPAMRTLVDEVKQDVAAGNSFAAALRKKPRYFDELYCNLVDAGEQAGALDTLLERVATYKEKSESLKAKIKKAMTYPLVVVFVAIIVTGILLVKVVPQFQSVFQGFGAELPAFTVMVIGLSRFMQDTWWMMLGVLIAGSFAMRHAFRTSQAFRDRMDTGLLKLPLVGTLMYKSAVARFARTLATTFAAGVPLVEALESVAGATGNIVFKRAVQRIKQDVSTGMQLNFAMRTSGIFPNMAIQMTAIGEESGALDGMLDKVAGFYEDEVDNMVDNLTSLMEPFIMVVLGVIVGGLVVAMYLPIFQLGSAI
- the coaE gene encoding dephospho-CoA kinase (Dephospho-CoA kinase (CoaE) performs the final step in coenzyme A biosynthesis.) translates to MNTPVEKPWILGLTGGIGSGKSAAAQHFIDLGVHVVDADHAARWVVEPGRPALAKIVEHFGPDVLLADGQLDRAALRKRIFEVPEERRWLEALLHPLIAEEIARHLALAKSPYAILVSPLLIESGQYAMTQRVLVIDAPEQLQIERTLLRDQTSEQQVQAILKAQSSRQDRLRHANDVVVNDRDLAWLHSEVERLHHFYLTLRGGQS
- a CDS encoding DUF3094 family protein: MTSRLNPDDQKHVEEYLHLSQHRVERRPFRPWMLLVLVLAVTIGLGLLSRLISYLTL
- a CDS encoding FAD/FMN-containing dehydrogenase; protein product: MKYWSVLLLGLLPLWAHALEVGERLAPWTLLDQFDQAFTLDNRTQTLLVARSMEGAKLVNAALQGQPKGYLEARHAVFLADIQRMPRLIAKMFAVPAMRDYSYRVMLDREGRVAPKYPGAVDSVLWLQLKDGQLVAQHEYATAAQLREALETSRP
- a CDS encoding MOSC domain-containing protein — protein: MSPLQELIADVPQIGRVRWIGVRPQPHVPMIELEAVEARLEAGLTGDRARPGVRNARQVTLIQWEHLAVISSLMGRPHDKPVLPDELRRNLVISGINLFSLKGRRFRIGQAIFETTGWCQPCARLQNNLGPGTFQAVRGHGGITARVLQSGIIRLDDTVSVEPIPDSGYAPFNVR
- a CDS encoding NAD(P)/FAD-dependent oxidoreductase → MTHRIVIAGGGAGGLELATRLGKTLGKRGIASVMLVDANLTHIWKPLLHEVAAGSLNSSEDELNYVAQAKWNHFEFQLGRMSGLDRAQKKIQLAATYDEAGLELVPAREVAYDSLVISVGSTTNDFGTQGAAQHCLFLDTRKQAERFHQQLLNHYLRAHAGQTDKVEQISVAIVGAGATGVELAAELHNAAHELAAYGLDRIKPENMHITLIEAGPRVLPALPERIGGPVHKTLEKLGVNVMTNAAVSEVTADSLITTDGNVIKASLKVWAAGIRAPGFLKDIDGLETNRINQLQVLPTLQTTRDENIFAFGDCAACPQPGTDRNVPPRAQAAHQQASLLAKSLKLRIEGKALPEYKYTDYGSLISLSRFSAVGNLMGNLTGSVMLEGWLARMFYVSLYRMHQMALYGPFRTAMLMLGSKIGRGTEPRLKLH
- a CDS encoding methyl-accepting chemotaxis protein yields the protein MQQNLRETLQGISGSATQLATAADELSAVTLDSTQGLQQQNNEIEQAATAVNEMTIAVEEVARNAVSTSDATRQSSESAHQGRERVSETARSISALADDVQSTGELVQSLANQSQDIGKVLDVIRAIAEQTNLLALNAAIEAARAGESGRGFAVVADEVRALAYRTQQSTQEIEQMVQGMRNGSSLALEAMNASTSRAASTLLLAEKAGEALQTITASVHQIHERNLVIASAAEEQAQVAREVDRNLVNIRDLSVRSAAGADQTSASSHELSQLANALQGMVRRFRV
- the yacG gene encoding DNA gyrase inhibitor YacG, coding for MSQTPTVECPTCGAPVEWSPESKFRPFCSDRCKLIDLGAWASEEHKIPVAPDAEDELFSGDFDPRH
- a CDS encoding BON domain-containing protein, translated to MKKFAIAAATVTALTLTMANAAFAQTQATQAPMMLAAGEMTKAEEATSDTWITTKVKSDLLTEKGIPGTDIKVETNKGVVSLSSTVAVTDAQKATAVAITKKIKGVKAVSADGLKAE